Proteins from a single region of Streptomyces sp. HUAS 15-9:
- a CDS encoding RNA polymerase sigma factor SigF — MGTTTRTKPHPHDDAPDTAEAFERLTELPDGPERRALRDELVRLWLPMAERIAVRFRDRGETLEDLYQVAALGLVKAVDHYDPARGRAFEAYAVPTVTGEIKRHFRDHMWTLHVPRRVQDLRNRVRSTAKELAQTLPGRAPTVAEIAERAQLSEDEVRTGLEALECFSALSLDAEMPGTEGYALSDALGDSDPGYDLVVDRIAVKPCLEALPERERLILYLRFFRGMTQSRIAEQLGISQMHVSRLLSGCFDRLREDLLAEAR, encoded by the coding sequence ATGGGTACCACCACCAGAACGAAGCCCCACCCGCACGACGACGCCCCCGACACGGCCGAGGCGTTCGAACGGCTGACTGAACTGCCGGACGGCCCGGAGCGCCGGGCGTTGCGGGACGAGCTGGTCCGGCTCTGGCTGCCGATGGCCGAGCGGATCGCCGTCCGGTTCCGCGACCGCGGGGAGACCCTGGAAGACCTCTACCAGGTCGCGGCCCTGGGCCTCGTCAAGGCCGTCGACCACTACGACCCGGCACGCGGCCGCGCCTTCGAGGCGTACGCCGTACCGACCGTCACCGGTGAGATCAAGCGCCACTTCCGTGACCACATGTGGACGCTGCATGTGCCGCGCCGGGTCCAGGACCTGCGCAACCGGGTCCGGAGCACCGCGAAGGAACTCGCGCAGACGCTTCCGGGCCGGGCGCCCACAGTCGCCGAGATCGCCGAACGGGCACAGCTGAGCGAGGACGAGGTCCGCACCGGCCTGGAGGCGCTGGAGTGCTTCTCCGCACTGTCGCTGGACGCGGAGATGCCGGGCACCGAGGGTTACGCCCTGAGCGACGCCCTCGGGGATAGCGATCCCGGCTACGACCTCGTCGTCGACCGCATCGCCGTCAAGCCCTGTCTGGAGGCGCTGCCCGAGCGTGAGCGCCTCATCCTGTATCTGCGGTTCTTCCGGGGGATGACGCAGAGCAGGATCGCCGAACAGCTCGGGATCTCCCAGATGCACGTCTCGCGGCTGCTCAGCGGCTGTTTCGACCGGCTGCGCGAGGATCTGCTCGCCGAGGCGCGCTGA
- a CDS encoding ANTAR domain-containing protein yields the protein MGERYEGETDRIFELQEEVHQLKEAVASHAVVDQAIGMVVALGRVTPDQGWAVLKDVSQHTNIKLRNVAELILIWGRTGDMPPEIRAELEDALDRHGPTQVPGTPPQ from the coding sequence ATGGGCGAGCGCTACGAGGGCGAGACGGATCGCATCTTCGAGCTGCAGGAAGAAGTGCACCAGCTGAAGGAGGCGGTCGCCTCGCACGCCGTGGTGGACCAGGCGATCGGGATGGTGGTCGCCCTGGGCCGGGTGACGCCCGACCAGGGGTGGGCGGTGCTGAAGGACGTCTCCCAGCACACGAACATCAAGCTGCGCAATGTCGCGGAACTCATCCTCATCTGGGGACGCACCGGTGACATGCCCCCGGAGATCCGCGCCGAGCTGGAGGACGCCCTCGACCGGCACGGCCCGACGCAGGTTCCGGGGACACCGCCGCAGTGA
- a CDS encoding VOC family protein: MNHDTTLPGGAKKKEVVSTHSVFGAPCWVSLTSRDLKATEEFYGAVLGWRWRNAKLGDHFRIALAGGVPVAGIAAVAAMWQMAVTWTPYFAVPNADEAAARVRERGGTAAVGPLSFPPGRAALLADRDGAIFGIWEGELISNWEAWRRAAPTFIRLHTRNAFDAALFYGEILDWATDRPGCCEVEYEGGEVVLRSRGDVVARIDSGAVEAAPDPSVRPHWQIHFAVADVADCARAAEKHGGSVLREEEEEAVLRDPDGAQFTVTSRREH, translated from the coding sequence ATGAACCATGACACGACCCTCCCCGGCGGCGCGAAGAAGAAGGAAGTCGTCTCCACGCACTCCGTCTTCGGCGCCCCCTGCTGGGTGAGTCTGACCAGCCGTGACCTCAAGGCCACGGAGGAGTTCTACGGGGCCGTACTGGGCTGGCGATGGCGGAACGCCAAGCTCGGTGATCATTTCAGGATCGCGCTGGCGGGCGGGGTGCCGGTCGCCGGGATCGCCGCGGTCGCCGCCATGTGGCAGATGGCGGTGACCTGGACGCCGTACTTCGCCGTCCCGAACGCGGACGAGGCCGCGGCCCGGGTCCGGGAGCGCGGCGGCACCGCGGCGGTCGGCCCGCTCTCCTTCCCGCCCGGGCGTGCCGCGCTGCTCGCCGACCGGGACGGGGCCATCTTCGGCATCTGGGAGGGCGAGCTCATCTCCAACTGGGAGGCCTGGCGGCGGGCGGCGCCGACCTTCATCCGGCTGCACACCCGCAACGCCTTCGACGCCGCCCTCTTCTACGGCGAGATCCTCGACTGGGCCACGGACCGGCCGGGCTGCTGCGAGGTCGAGTACGAGGGCGGCGAGGTGGTGCTGCGCAGCCGGGGTGACGTGGTGGCGCGCATCGACTCCGGCGCGGTGGAGGCGGCGCCCGATCCGTCGGTCCGGCCGCACTGGCAGATCCACTTCGCCGTGGCCGACGTGGCGGACTGCGCCCGGGCGGCGGAGAAGCACGGCGGCAGCGTGCTGCGCGAGGAAGAGGAGGAGGCCGTACTGCGCGACCCCGACGGCGCCCAGTTCACGGTGACCTCCCGGCGCGAGCACTGA